The sequence below is a genomic window from Harpia harpyja isolate bHarHar1 chromosome 3, bHarHar1 primary haplotype, whole genome shotgun sequence.
CGGGGTGagggcgcggaggggcgcggaggggCCCCAGGCCGGCACCTCGCCCCCTCCGCCGGCCGCGCATCCCCTCTCCCTACTCCCCTCCGCCGGGCCGATTGAcccttttaggggaaaaaagaagagaagaaaaccctTCAGTTCACGCTGGGCTGCGGTGGCCCAAGGAGAAGCAGCCTGGGAGGCAGCCCGGGGAACTGAATGGCCTTTACAGCGCAGGCAATTTACCTGGTGGGGGCTACAGCCAAACAAGGGGACCCCCTCACTGTGGCTGTGGCAAGAGCCTCCCCTGCTGAGCCTGCCGGGGCAGCTTAAAGTTTAGCGTGGTGGTAATCAAACAtgggaacaaagcaaaaaacaagtGTGGGAACCACCTCACCAGCTTCCCGCCACTAAAAACCAGATTGCGTGTGTCCCTGTACCTCGCCCTATGCGTATCGCCACCCTGGttggtgctggagcagagacaAGGACGCTACACTTCTGAAATGAGGGCTTTCAGACCTGCCCACAGCGACGGCCCTGTGGGGCAATGCCACGGCCGTGGCTGATGCGCAGTTCTCCATAGCCATGTCCGATTCACCCAGGACGAGCCCGTGGGGGTACCCAGGGCAGAGGGGAATAATAACCTTCCCCACCCTCTGCCTACCAGTGAGTTAGGGCAGGCACTTCTTTTGCAGCAGTTTTGGGGACCCTCCCTCACAGGGCTGCCCGCCCAGCTGAAAGCCTATTTCCCAGCCCCCCCATGAATTGCTGTCAGTAGTTCCTAAGAATGAAATAGTAGCTTACATATTTCACGGGCGGAAGATATTCAGCGCTGGAATTGATGGCAGGAGAGGGGAGTTCTTTGCTCATCATGAACCGCTTCCCTTTCTCCTAAGTAATGGCAGGGTACAGAGCTGACGTACCTCGCTGGCAAACATGTATGAGGAGCATGGTTTTATTTGTCTGGGGAACAGTGTGCATTCCCAATTAATAATGTGTAATGTCTATCTGTGCTATTAATAATCACTAGTCCGTCTCGCATGTTGCTTACCAGGCAAAGAACATGTAGGGTCCTTGGCCTTTGCCCTGCCAATCTCCAAAGATCTGCAGAGTGCTTCCCGAATATGCTAGCAATATACCCAGGAAACAGGCCTAAGACCTGTGTAAGAGATGGGGAATTGCCCTCAGATGTTTAGAAAATTCAGGCTGGCCCTTAGTTGCATCTCGTGCTGTTCCTGCCCACTTTGAAACCGTGCTgaggcagcagctgctttccCGGCAGTGTCAGGCATCCTCCGAGGTGCTGGGTGTAAATGCTTAAACAGGGAGATTactacaaaaaacaaacaagaaaaatccaACCCTGGAAATTGCTGCGGTGCGTAATAGCTCTGGCTCAGTTtcctctgctgaagaaaagaggTGTTTCCCTCACCTTAGGTAATAGCCTATTCCCCAAATACGGACTAAGGGAAACCTGGAGCAAGTAGTTTCAGTTTCATGGGTAAGCCCTAGGCTAGGTGTGTCGGATGTTTAGCTGGAAAGGAATCTGTACCAGCTGGGAGAATTTTCTTGGGTTTGGCAGCTGTTTGGGGCATAAAGGGAATGCGAGGGCTGGTTTGGGGGGATCTGGGGAGGGGCAGAGCCCTAGGGAAAGGAGCTCAGGGCTCGCTGGTTGTGCTCATTGctgcctttcctttctctcccgcTCCCTTCACCCAGATGGCTCCTTCCCGATGAGCCAGCGCAGCTTCCCACCGTCCTTCTGGAACAGCACGTACCAGCCCTCCTCAGTCCCAGCCACCCTGAGCAGCCCCCTGGCAGCTGCCGCCCACAGCGAGCTGcccttcgccgccgccgccgccgaccccTACGCGCCGGCCTCCCTGCACAGCCACCTGCACCAGGGTGGCCCCGAGCCCTGGCACCatgcccaccaccaccaccaccaccaccaccaccacccttaCATCGGGACACAGAGCACCGCctacccccgccccgccgccatgCACGAGGTCTACGGGCCCCACTTCGACCCCCGCTACGGCTCGCTCCTGGTGCCCACCGCCTCCGTCCGCCCCCACCGCCTCACCCCCGCCTCCGTGCCCACGCCGGTCAGCCCCCCCTGTGAACTGGGCAAGAGCGAGGCGGGCGCCGCCGCGGCCTGGACGACGCCGGGACCCTTCCCCAACGCGGCGGGGGAGATGAGCCTCGGCCTCAACGTGGACACAGGTAAAGAGCTGCCCGCCGTCCCTCCGGGTCCCCTGGCTCAGCTGCACCCGTGCCCCCTGCCTCCCTCACGCCGTCCATAGTAGCAGGGAAGCACCCCCCCCCGTGGCAGGGCGGTTGGGGTGCCGCTGCAGGGGAATAAATCGGGGGTGGGAGCCCCATGGGAGACACGTGAGCTCTGCCCTGGGTGCCCTTCTTGGGGCTCTCAGGCCAGGCaggtgaggaaggggagagggaggacaggacaggacaacacatcaccccccccccccaacaccccttGAATTTCTAGCACCCGCAAACATGCCCTGAGGGTCCAGGTTGCTTTGAGGTACTCTTgtcctggccctggccctgctcttgccttgagcagcaagagctgggaGCAGGACGGAGCCGCCCCAAATATCACCGCTTGGCTCCCTCCACCGGCTGCCCCGAGGGCAGGAGCGGGGACAAGCGCAGCAGAGCAGGTCATTTCTAGACCCCACGCAGGTTCATGAACCACCTCCTCTCCttagttattttttcctcccGGTTCTTGAGAGGAAAGCACAATTGCATTTGCTGAGCAGAAAGGGCAACGGTTTTCCCTTGGTAGTGGCACCCTGTGCCCGGTGGGGTGCCTGGAAGTAAGGCTGTGAGGCCACAGCGGTGACAGAAAGGTGACACAGGCATAGCTAGCAGTGGCAGTTCCTGAGTCAGTGGTTGTGGAGGCAAGGAAAGCCCGCTCTGGCGACAGTTCTCCGTGCTGAAGTTGGGTTATCGTGGCCACAGATGGCTCCTTACGGTGGCCTCACCTTAGGCAGGAGGGACACGTGCCTGTCTCCAGTCTAGCTTGGGCTCTTCTCCTTGCTTCACGGCCTCCTGGGGCTCTGGGGAGCCCATGCTTTAGACTGATTCTCTGATCGCAGCTGGCAGAAATGCAGTTTGTCTTTCTCTGTCCTTAAATGCCTGtacctatttttcttcttcctttttttttttcttctctccgtTCTCAGGTTTGCAGCCTCAGGATAAAAGCAAGGATCTATACTGGTTTTAGAGCTGTCCTTCACTCTTCTTCCCCTGGCTCTTCTCCCCTGTAGATCTCTGCCTGTTAGACATGGTGGCATTCAGAGCTGAAATCGGGTCAGTTTGTAACAACTTCTGATCTTGGTTTGCAGCTCGCCGTTACTCCTTCTGTGGTGGATCCCTTCTGAGCTGATGTGCTGACTCAAAGACTCTCAGATCCCCCCTTGCCCTTTTCCAAGCCCACTGTGGCCCGGCAGCTCGGGGAAAGACAACGGGACTTAAAAGGACCCGGCATTGCAAGGACGGTACTTTAGGCTTATTTCGGAGAGGAAAATCCTTCTGTTGCAAGAGGAGAGCCAAAGACGTTGAACTTCTATTTAAGCAGACCCCACAGCCAGAACTTCAGTCAGACTACTCTAAAAGAGTCAAATGACGTCATGGATGGTGATGCAAAACCACTGGCCCTCGTACAGGGCACAGAGGaaatcatgggggtttttttttagtggtgtgaatatttttttatggcagtaaaaattatttcttgaatGCAAACATGGGAAAGCTACTTAGCAGTTTTGAACTGGATTTTTACTTTACATTATAGAAAagtaaaaggagaagaaactggaACTCACTAACATTTTCGGGCTATCAAGGAACTGGtcagatttttcagctttgtgGTTGTGAGTGGCAAGTGTCTGGCCGGGGCCACCTGCCCCGGGCTTACAGAGATGCAGCTGTTCCACGCACAACTGCTCAAACCCCAGAAAGACGAAAACCAAGGTGGCACTTCTCAGAGTTTGGCACAACATTTGCATTGGATATATAACAGttgtttggttgtggggttttttttgttgggttttttgtttgtttgtttgttttttacaagaAACATTTCTGGTGAAAGTAAAACCCTCTTAaagcagggggaggaaggaaaccCGTGAAGAACGGCTCGCCCTCAACCCAACAGCCTTTAAGGGGAACACCAGAAGGAAAGGCACGTGGTGGACAATAGGTCTGAGTTGCCTCTAACATTTCTCTTTGTCTACTTGTTGCTGTCATTTTGTCACTTTAatagttgttttgggtttttttgaaagagggAATAAGATATCTATTTAACAGTAGGAAAGCTGCATTAAAGGTATCTCCTTCTTTCACCCTGTGTGCTTTTATGAAGAATTAAAGCTAAATAAGAGAAATGAGGCAAACTGGAAACCTCAGGATGAAATAGGAAAAATACCTGTCGTGTGGATGAAGTGAGTTATTTTATTACTTTGCATTAAAGATAAATAGAAATCCTAgcagttgaaaatattttcttagtaaAAAATACAGTGATAAATACAAAAGATAAGAAAATGCAAGATTGTTGCAATGCTACATTTTAGTGTACGGTGTATCTGTAAGATGGGTTAAAGTAAGGGGGCTGCTCCATAATAACAGATGTTGCTTCGTGAAGCTGATAGAAGAGAGGACTGTAGCATTTAGCATTGCTATTGCACTGGTAAATTAAAATGCTATTACAGGGTGACAAATAATTAATGAAACTGTGCAGAAATGACAAATTCACCCTCTACTTAAAAGCTGACTTTTTTACAGGCAAAACATTTGATCCCAACACTACCGTATTTtaggttttttctgttttttcttaatgtaatGTCTTTCAATGCTGACAAAGTTCAATGCATGTAAAAGAAGAGTCCTAACATTACCCCTCTGACACCAGGAGAAGCAGTAGAAAATGGACTTTTGTGCTGTGATGAGAGTTTTTACCTTCCGACACTCTCACATAATCTGGCATAATGTTCACTATGTGTCAGAAATGGAGTTATGAATAACCCAAACTTGCTTC
It includes:
- the VGLL2 gene encoding transcription cofactor vestigial-like protein 2 isoform X1; its protein translation is MSCLDVMYQVYGPPQPYFAAAYSPYHQKLAFYSKMQEAPESGSSASASSSFSSHPAASIKEEDCSPEKERPPEAEYINSRCVLFTYFQGDISAVVDEHFSRALSQPSSFSLGSPKAARNAGSWRDGSFPMSQRSFPPSFWNSTYQPSSVPATLSSPLAAAAHSELPFAAAAADPYAPASLHSHLHQGGPEPWHHAHHHHHHHHHHPYIGTQSTAYPRPAAMHEVYGPHFDPRYGSLLVPTASVRPHRLTPASVPTPVSPPCELGKSEAGAAAAWTTPGPFPNAAGEMSLGLNVDTGLQPQDKSKDLYWF
- the VGLL2 gene encoding transcription cofactor vestigial-like protein 2 isoform X3, which translates into the protein MSCLDVMYQVYGPPQPYFAAAYSPYHQKLAFYSKMQEAPESGSSASASSSFSSHPAASIKEEDCSPEKERPPEAEYINSRCVLFTYFQGDISAVVDEHFSRALSQPSSFSLGSPKAARNAGSWRDGSFPMSQRSFPPSFWNSTYQPSSVPATLSSPLAAAAHSELPFAAAAADPYAPASLHSHLHQGGPEPWHHAHHHHHHHHHHPYIGTQSTAYPRPAAMHEVYGPHFDPRYGSLLVPTASVRPHRLTPASVPTPVSPPCELGKSEAGAAAAWTTPGPFPNAAGEMSLGLNVDTGKELPAVPPGPLAQPSLRSQVCSLRIKARIYTGFRAVLHSSSPGSSPL
- the VGLL2 gene encoding transcription cofactor vestigial-like protein 2 isoform X2 translates to MSCLDVMYQVYGPPQPYFAAAYSPYHQKLAFYSKMQEAPESGSSASASSSFSSHPAASIKEEDCSPEKERPPEAEYINSRCVLFTYFQGDISAVVDEHFSRALSQPSSFSLGSPKAARNAGSWRDGSFPMSQRSFPPSFWNSTYQPSSVPATLSSPLAAAAHSELPFAAAAADPYAPASLHSHLHQGGPEPWHHAHHHHHHHHHHPYIGTQSTAYPRPAAMHEVYGPHFDPRYGSLLVPTASVRPHRLTPASVPTPVSPPCELGKSEAGAAAAWTTPGPFPNAAGEMSLGLNVDTARRYSFCGGSLLS